One genomic window of Mucilaginibacter sp. SJ includes the following:
- the hemC gene encoding hydroxymethylbilane synthase has product MDRKLIIGTRGSELALWQANFVKDSLAAINITAELKIIKTQGDRILNLSFDKLEGKGFFTKELEEELIAGTIDIAVHSHKDLPTENPPGLIIAAVSEREDPAELLLILKDCVDVHQKLSVKYGAIVGTSSNRRKAQLLAHRPDLEIEELRGNVPTRIGKLRDEKYDAIMLAKAGVTRLGLDLSEFHVEEITPVELIPAPAQGALAIQIRETDHELFEALQALHHTDVAEQLAVERTVLKLFGGGCHLPLGCYCRKEDGLFQVFTSKANEGDEFPDRLFLEAPTTEGLAEKVVAKFAKDRKHPSSVFISRELGEQSYFRKALEKHGIAIEDRSLIRTVPVITRFDSYILKNIDWVFFSSKNAVEYFFQLNPQFPKKVKFGVMGSGSEEMLRRKGHFTDYVGEGTDTAEVAEEFAKLANGKIVLFPGAESPMRSIQQGLSADTKIIDLPVYETVLEEDVEASGADVMVFTSPSNVEAYFADNLLDPYQKVVAIGKSTGKKFDEMGVKYTLPYSPDEVGLAEAVFGL; this is encoded by the coding sequence TTGGACAGAAAACTGATTATAGGAACCCGTGGCAGTGAATTGGCTTTATGGCAGGCCAATTTCGTTAAAGACAGCCTTGCTGCCATTAACATTACCGCCGAGTTAAAGATCATTAAAACCCAGGGCGACCGCATCCTTAACCTCAGCTTTGATAAGCTGGAGGGTAAGGGCTTTTTTACCAAAGAATTAGAAGAAGAACTAATAGCCGGCACTATTGATATCGCGGTCCATTCACATAAGGACCTGCCTACCGAAAATCCTCCGGGACTCATCATCGCAGCAGTTTCAGAACGGGAAGACCCGGCTGAACTGTTGTTGATCTTGAAAGACTGCGTTGATGTGCACCAAAAGCTATCTGTTAAATATGGTGCTATCGTTGGCACCTCGTCAAACCGGCGCAAAGCCCAGCTACTGGCCCACCGTCCCGATCTTGAAATTGAAGAACTTCGCGGTAACGTGCCTACCCGTATCGGTAAGCTGCGCGATGAAAAATATGATGCCATTATGCTGGCCAAAGCCGGCGTTACCCGTTTAGGCCTCGACCTGAGCGAGTTTCATGTGGAAGAAATAACCCCGGTTGAACTGATCCCGGCACCGGCACAAGGTGCATTGGCTATTCAGATCCGCGAAACAGACCATGAGCTTTTTGAAGCCTTGCAGGCATTACATCATACCGATGTAGCCGAACAACTGGCCGTTGAGCGTACCGTATTAAAATTATTTGGCGGTGGCTGCCACTTACCTTTAGGCTGTTATTGCCGTAAGGAAGATGGCCTTTTCCAGGTGTTTACTTCTAAAGCTAACGAAGGCGATGAGTTTCCGGACAGGTTGTTTTTAGAAGCGCCAACTACCGAAGGTTTGGCCGAAAAGGTGGTAGCCAAGTTTGCAAAAGACCGTAAGCATCCGTCAAGTGTATTTATTTCGCGCGAGCTTGGTGAACAAAGCTATTTCCGCAAAGCGCTTGAAAAACATGGCATTGCAATAGAAGACCGTTCGTTGATCCGTACGGTGCCGGTAATCACCCGCTTTGACTCATACATATTAAAAAATATTGACTGGGTATTCTTCTCCAGCAAAAACGCTGTTGAATACTTTTTCCAGTTGAACCCACAGTTCCCTAAAAAGGTAAAATTTGGGGTAATGGGCAGCGGCAGCGAAGAAATGCTGCGCCGCAAAGGTCACTTTACCGACTATGTTGGCGAAGGTACGGATACCGCCGAGGTAGCCGAAGAATTTGCCAAGCTGGCAAACGGAAAAATAGTGCTGTTCCCGGGAGCCGAAAGCCCGATGAGGAGTATCCAGCAAGGCTTATCTGCCGATACCAAGATCATCGACCTGCCGGTTTATGAAACCGTATTAGAAGAAGATGTGGAAGCCAGCGGCGCAGATGTAATGGTATTCACCAGTCCATCAAACGTAGAGGCCTATTTTGCCGATAATCTGCTGGATCCATATCAAAAAGTTGTGGCCATAGGCAAATCAACCGGCAAAAAATTTGACGAAATGGGTGTAAAATACACGCTCCCTTACTCACCCGATGAAGTTGGGCTGGCAGAGGCAGTGTTTGGACTTTAA